The following coding sequences are from one Biomphalaria glabrata chromosome 8, xgBioGlab47.1, whole genome shotgun sequence window:
- the LOC106060955 gene encoding repetitive organellar protein-like isoform X2 translates to MTSSSQPKVQGHKTNSMDLSRIEDLEKKIRSFTEYFETTEENFSRLNEQVETSSKKLLKRIKILEKKHTEQRKHIQEISQKQVDVETKYEQNSDQCLKELDQASDLIKLQTKSLSQKINQCKECNETILKKQNEIEDNLKTEIDTLTKQMQSFTDLTTTKTDTIVGNINTSEKQLMAIFKTNKEKEEKMELLLKAQEDLKKANNQTSENTLTEIERAKTEIECLRSEYKTLIIIVNELERNFKDSPNNFQKHVEEMDTILSSNTSEIKTLHKSVTDISKSLTQIKSFHDTTFPDFQAQFSTIYSAIRSWSKLSSAKIESEMKDLNVKILGFSKDIASFRDSNETEAFCLEVANMKETDIKKDTILTLFNYAGNVTLSPHYNMSTSTYTVPHDGIYLCCLMVENLTDMKVQFHVYYKDKSGKESPRVYSQAYHKDLTSCSVIPIYMYKGDQMYIKSALDYPLLKLGNNSFFSCVLLKKF, encoded by the exons ATGACGTCATCTTCCCAGCCAAAAGTACAAG GACATAAAACAAACAGTATGGACTTATCACGTATTGAggatcttgaaaaaaaaattagatctttCACCGAATATTTTGAAACAACAGAAGAAAATTTTTCCAGACTCAAtgaacaagttgaaacttcatcaaaaaaacttttaaagagaattaaaatattagaaaaaaaacatacagaacaACGAAAACACATCCAGGAAATTTCACAGAAGCAAGTTGATGTCGAAACTAAATATGAACAAAATTCTGATCAATGCTTAAAAGAACTTGATCAAGCCAGTGATTTGATCAAACTTCAGACTAAATCTTTATCACAGAAAATAAACCAGTGTAAAGAATGCAACGAAACTATCCTGAAAAAGCAAAATGAAATTGAGGACAATTTAAAAACAGAGATTGATACTTTAACGAAACAAATGCAAAGTTTTACTGACTTGACGACAACTAAAACTGATACTATTGTCGGAAACATAAATACAAGCGAGAAACAGCTGATGgcaattttcaaaacaaataaagaaaaagaggaaaaaaTGGAACTACTTTTAAAAGCCCAAGAAGATTTGAAAAAAGCAAATAATCAAACATCTGAAAACACTCTTACGGAAATAGAAAGAGCTAAAACTGAGATCGAATGTCTAAGATCTGAATATAAAACTTTGATAATTATAGTCAATGAACTAGAAAGAAATTTCAAAGATTCACCCAACAATTTTCAAAAACATGTAGAAGAAATGGACACCATTCTAAGTTCTAATACGTCAGAGATAAAAACGTTACATAAGAGTGTCACGGATATTTCAAAGTCTTTGACCCAGATTAAGTCTTTCCATGATACCACATTTCCAGATTTCCAGGCACAATTTTCAACAATTTATTCAGCGATAAGGTCCTGGAGTAAATTGAGCAGTGCTAAAATTGAAAGTGAAatgaaagatttaaatgtcaaa ATACTTGGATTTTCAAAGGACATTGCCAGTTTCA gagACTCCAATGAGACTGAGGCTTTTTGCTTGGAAGTAGCCAACATGAAGGAAACAGACATAAAGAAAGACACAATATTAACTCTTTTTAACTACGCCGGTAATGTAACTCTATCACCACATTACAATATGTCGACAAGTACGTACACAGTGCCTCACGATGGGATATATCTCTGTTGTCTGATGGTTGAAAACTTGACTGATATGAAGGTTCAGTTCCATGTCTATTATAAAGATAAGAGTGGAAAAGAGAGTCCACGCGTCTATTCTCAAGCTTATCACAAAGATTTAACCTCATGTAGTGTTATTCCAATATATATGTACAAAGGTGACCAGATGTATATCAAATCAGCCTTGGACTATCCCCTTCTCAAACTTGGGAATAATTCTTTCTTCTCTTGTGTACTACTCaagaaattttga
- the LOC106060955 gene encoding repetitive organellar protein-like isoform X1, with protein sequence MRPSRQKEIITSHVHDLENVNIKLEVLKDSVTRVKKRAILWLEEKDEASYLQIKQYLLERNSRFLQACIDIASDNDVTDESLREECEEMTSSSQPKVQGHKTNSMDLSRIEDLEKKIRSFTEYFETTEENFSRLNEQVETSSKKLLKRIKILEKKHTEQRKHIQEISQKQVDVETKYEQNSDQCLKELDQASDLIKLQTKSLSQKINQCKECNETILKKQNEIEDNLKTEIDTLTKQMQSFTDLTTTKTDTIVGNINTSEKQLMAIFKTNKEKEEKMELLLKAQEDLKKANNQTSENTLTEIERAKTEIECLRSEYKTLIIIVNELERNFKDSPNNFQKHVEEMDTILSSNTSEIKTLHKSVTDISKSLTQIKSFHDTTFPDFQAQFSTIYSAIRSWSKLSSAKIESEMKDLNVKILGFSKDIASFRDSNETEAFCLEVANMKETDIKKDTILTLFNYAGNVTLSPHYNMSTSTYTVPHDGIYLCCLMVENLTDMKVQFHVYYKDKSGKESPRVYSQAYHKDLTSCSVIPIYMYKGDQMYIKSALDYPLLKLGNNSFFSCVLLKKF encoded by the exons ATGAGACCGTCAAGACAGAAGGAAATAATAACGTCACACGTACACGATTTAGAAAATGTGAACATAAAACTGGAAGTTCTTAAAGACTCCGTTACTAGG GTTAAAAAACGTGCTATATTATGGTTAGAAGAGAAAGACGAGGCCAGCTATCTACagataaaacaatatttgttaGAACGAAATAGTCGCTTTCTGCAGGCTTGCATTGATATAGCAA GTGACAATGATGTAACAGACGAGAGCTTGAGAGAGGAATGTGAAGAAATGACGTCATCTTCCCAGCCAAAAGTACAAG GACATAAAACAAACAGTATGGACTTATCACGTATTGAggatcttgaaaaaaaaattagatctttCACCGAATATTTTGAAACAACAGAAGAAAATTTTTCCAGACTCAAtgaacaagttgaaacttcatcaaaaaaacttttaaagagaattaaaatattagaaaaaaaacatacagaacaACGAAAACACATCCAGGAAATTTCACAGAAGCAAGTTGATGTCGAAACTAAATATGAACAAAATTCTGATCAATGCTTAAAAGAACTTGATCAAGCCAGTGATTTGATCAAACTTCAGACTAAATCTTTATCACAGAAAATAAACCAGTGTAAAGAATGCAACGAAACTATCCTGAAAAAGCAAAATGAAATTGAGGACAATTTAAAAACAGAGATTGATACTTTAACGAAACAAATGCAAAGTTTTACTGACTTGACGACAACTAAAACTGATACTATTGTCGGAAACATAAATACAAGCGAGAAACAGCTGATGgcaattttcaaaacaaataaagaaaaagaggaaaaaaTGGAACTACTTTTAAAAGCCCAAGAAGATTTGAAAAAAGCAAATAATCAAACATCTGAAAACACTCTTACGGAAATAGAAAGAGCTAAAACTGAGATCGAATGTCTAAGATCTGAATATAAAACTTTGATAATTATAGTCAATGAACTAGAAAGAAATTTCAAAGATTCACCCAACAATTTTCAAAAACATGTAGAAGAAATGGACACCATTCTAAGTTCTAATACGTCAGAGATAAAAACGTTACATAAGAGTGTCACGGATATTTCAAAGTCTTTGACCCAGATTAAGTCTTTCCATGATACCACATTTCCAGATTTCCAGGCACAATTTTCAACAATTTATTCAGCGATAAGGTCCTGGAGTAAATTGAGCAGTGCTAAAATTGAAAGTGAAatgaaagatttaaatgtcaaa ATACTTGGATTTTCAAAGGACATTGCCAGTTTCA gagACTCCAATGAGACTGAGGCTTTTTGCTTGGAAGTAGCCAACATGAAGGAAACAGACATAAAGAAAGACACAATATTAACTCTTTTTAACTACGCCGGTAATGTAACTCTATCACCACATTACAATATGTCGACAAGTACGTACACAGTGCCTCACGATGGGATATATCTCTGTTGTCTGATGGTTGAAAACTTGACTGATATGAAGGTTCAGTTCCATGTCTATTATAAAGATAAGAGTGGAAAAGAGAGTCCACGCGTCTATTCTCAAGCTTATCACAAAGATTTAACCTCATGTAGTGTTATTCCAATATATATGTACAAAGGTGACCAGATGTATATCAAATCAGCCTTGGACTATCCCCTTCTCAAACTTGGGAATAATTCTTTCTTCTCTTGTGTACTACTCaagaaattttga
- the LOC106060955 gene encoding repetitive organellar protein-like isoform X3, with product MAHLLGLKGHKTNSMDLSRIEDLEKKIRSFTEYFETTEENFSRLNEQVETSSKKLLKRIKILEKKHTEQRKHIQEISQKQVDVETKYEQNSDQCLKELDQASDLIKLQTKSLSQKINQCKECNETILKKQNEIEDNLKTEIDTLTKQMQSFTDLTTTKTDTIVGNINTSEKQLMAIFKTNKEKEEKMELLLKAQEDLKKANNQTSENTLTEIERAKTEIECLRSEYKTLIIIVNELERNFKDSPNNFQKHVEEMDTILSSNTSEIKTLHKSVTDISKSLTQIKSFHDTTFPDFQAQFSTIYSAIRSWSKLSSAKIESEMKDLNVKILGFSKDIASFRDSNETEAFCLEVANMKETDIKKDTILTLFNYAGNVTLSPHYNMSTSTYTVPHDGIYLCCLMVENLTDMKVQFHVYYKDKSGKESPRVYSQAYHKDLTSCSVIPIYMYKGDQMYIKSALDYPLLKLGNNSFFSCVLLKKF from the exons atGGCTCATCTTTTAGGACTGAAAG GACATAAAACAAACAGTATGGACTTATCACGTATTGAggatcttgaaaaaaaaattagatctttCACCGAATATTTTGAAACAACAGAAGAAAATTTTTCCAGACTCAAtgaacaagttgaaacttcatcaaaaaaacttttaaagagaattaaaatattagaaaaaaaacatacagaacaACGAAAACACATCCAGGAAATTTCACAGAAGCAAGTTGATGTCGAAACTAAATATGAACAAAATTCTGATCAATGCTTAAAAGAACTTGATCAAGCCAGTGATTTGATCAAACTTCAGACTAAATCTTTATCACAGAAAATAAACCAGTGTAAAGAATGCAACGAAACTATCCTGAAAAAGCAAAATGAAATTGAGGACAATTTAAAAACAGAGATTGATACTTTAACGAAACAAATGCAAAGTTTTACTGACTTGACGACAACTAAAACTGATACTATTGTCGGAAACATAAATACAAGCGAGAAACAGCTGATGgcaattttcaaaacaaataaagaaaaagaggaaaaaaTGGAACTACTTTTAAAAGCCCAAGAAGATTTGAAAAAAGCAAATAATCAAACATCTGAAAACACTCTTACGGAAATAGAAAGAGCTAAAACTGAGATCGAATGTCTAAGATCTGAATATAAAACTTTGATAATTATAGTCAATGAACTAGAAAGAAATTTCAAAGATTCACCCAACAATTTTCAAAAACATGTAGAAGAAATGGACACCATTCTAAGTTCTAATACGTCAGAGATAAAAACGTTACATAAGAGTGTCACGGATATTTCAAAGTCTTTGACCCAGATTAAGTCTTTCCATGATACCACATTTCCAGATTTCCAGGCACAATTTTCAACAATTTATTCAGCGATAAGGTCCTGGAGTAAATTGAGCAGTGCTAAAATTGAAAGTGAAatgaaagatttaaatgtcaaa ATACTTGGATTTTCAAAGGACATTGCCAGTTTCA gagACTCCAATGAGACTGAGGCTTTTTGCTTGGAAGTAGCCAACATGAAGGAAACAGACATAAAGAAAGACACAATATTAACTCTTTTTAACTACGCCGGTAATGTAACTCTATCACCACATTACAATATGTCGACAAGTACGTACACAGTGCCTCACGATGGGATATATCTCTGTTGTCTGATGGTTGAAAACTTGACTGATATGAAGGTTCAGTTCCATGTCTATTATAAAGATAAGAGTGGAAAAGAGAGTCCACGCGTCTATTCTCAAGCTTATCACAAAGATTTAACCTCATGTAGTGTTATTCCAATATATATGTACAAAGGTGACCAGATGTATATCAAATCAGCCTTGGACTATCCCCTTCTCAAACTTGGGAATAATTCTTTCTTCTCTTGTGTACTACTCaagaaattttga